In Syntrophomonadaceae bacterium, a genomic segment contains:
- the nrfD gene encoding polysulfide reductase NrfD, protein MLEKTLNGSKWYWSWIILLLALMGVGFASYMHQLSQGLTVTGLSRDVSWGLYIGQLTFLVGVAASAVTVVLPYYLHNVKVFGRLTVLGEFLAVAAVIMCGLFVFVDLGKPSRLLNIILYPSPSSMLFWDMVVLNGYLLLNILIGWNVLDAERKGVTPPAWVRPLIYISIPLAISIHTVTAFLYSGLPGKYFWLTSLMAAHFLVSAFAAGPALLILLCYFLRKVSKFDAGDEAIKKLAVIVTYAMTVNIFFWGLKFFTAFYSQVPEKMSTLLYLFVGYQGKGNLVPFMWIFAILALAATVLLLNPNTRKKEFTLKIACAAVFISLWIEKGLALVVAGYIPNPFGQVVEYVPTVPELLITIGIWAIGAFILTLLLKIAVSVKEETELSLESARYAKTKPAIVSQDNGKTVGM, encoded by the coding sequence ATGCTGGAAAAGACTCTCAATGGAAGTAAATGGTACTGGAGCTGGATAATCCTCTTGCTCGCCCTCATGGGGGTAGGTTTCGCCAGTTACATGCACCAGCTCAGTCAGGGCTTAACTGTTACCGGCTTGAGCCGTGATGTATCCTGGGGCCTCTATATAGGCCAATTAACCTTCCTGGTCGGGGTGGCCGCTTCGGCTGTAACAGTGGTGTTGCCTTATTATTTGCATAACGTGAAAGTTTTTGGCCGCCTGACGGTTTTGGGCGAATTCCTGGCCGTGGCTGCGGTGATTATGTGCGGTTTATTCGTTTTTGTGGACCTTGGCAAGCCAAGCAGGCTGTTAAACATTATCTTATATCCCTCGCCCAGTTCCATGCTATTTTGGGATATGGTAGTGCTGAACGGTTATCTCTTGTTAAACATCCTGATTGGCTGGAATGTACTGGATGCAGAGCGAAAAGGCGTAACCCCGCCGGCATGGGTAAGACCATTGATTTACATTTCCATTCCGCTTGCGATCAGCATCCATACGGTGACGGCCTTTCTCTATTCCGGCCTGCCAGGCAAATACTTCTGGCTGACATCGCTAATGGCCGCCCATTTCCTGGTTTCGGCCTTTGCTGCCGGCCCGGCCCTCTTGATCCTCCTGTGCTATTTTTTGCGCAAAGTATCCAAGTTTGATGCCGGGGATGAGGCCATTAAAAAGTTAGCAGTGATAGTTACTTATGCCATGACAGTGAATATCTTCTTTTGGGGATTGAAGTTTTTCACCGCTTTTTACAGCCAGGTGCCAGAGAAGATGAGTACGCTGCTATATCTTTTTGTGGGATATCAAGGCAAGGGTAACTTGGTTCCCTTTATGTGGATCTTTGCCATATTGGCCTTAGCGGCCACGGTACTCCTTTTGAACCCGAATACGCGGAAAAAAGAGTTTACCCTGAAGATAGCCTGTGCTGCGGTATTTATTTCCCTATGGATTGAAAAGGGATTAGCTCTGGTTGTTGCCGGATATATACCAAATCCCTTTGGGCAAGTGGTGGAATATGTGCCTACTGTCCCGGAACTATTGATAACTATCGGTATTTGGGCTATTGGAGCCTTTATTCTAACCCTGCTATTAAAAATAGCGGTATCAGTCAAGGAGGAGACGGAACTGTCCCTTGAAAGCGCCAGATATGCCAAGACAAAGCCGGCCATTGTATCCCAGGATAACGGCAAGACAGTAGGGATGTAG
- a CDS encoding copper amine oxidase N-terminal domain-containing protein, which yields MLGVAGMGLASATSGVKILVNGAAIESSAAKIEGGRTLVPIRFVSEALGAKVDWQAATRTVTITGAQAMSAKPPTVWPYAKLNPSEVGERAYKFYHQGMG from the coding sequence ATGCTAGGTGTTGCCGGAATGGGCCTGGCTTCTGCCACCAGCGGGGTTAAGATCCTGGTTAACGGTGCTGCCATTGAATCTTCGGCTGCGAAAATTGAAGGGGGCAGGACCCTGGTTCCCATCAGGTTCGTCTCCGAAGCCCTGGGAGCAAAGGTAGACTGGCAGGCAGCTACCAGAACCGTTACTATTACCGGAGCGCAAGCTATGAGTGCCAAGCCTCCTACCGTATGGCCTTATGCAAAGCTTAACCCTTCAGAAGTGGGTGAAAGAGCCTACAAGTTCTATCACCAGGGGATGGGCTGA
- a CDS encoding FAD-dependent oxidoreductase — protein sequence MRGENTRILIIGGVAAGPKTAARARRLLPDAEITIIEKGQLISYGGCGMPFFVGGLIPNLEELMTTPSGVVRTVNFFDKAKAVKIRTGILAEAIDRESKEVRVRRLEDDSQETIPYDYLVLATGSDPVTLAIQGADLQRVFRLNHPEDAIKIKAALKTKQIKKAVVIGGGLIGLEAADGLANNRVKVTVVDIADQLLPSILDPDMAAILRKKLEGRGLNVMTGTRVTALLGGDEGNISRVVTDKGELEADLAIIAVGVRPRVDLAMAAGLRLGAGGAIAVNEFLQTSDPSIYAGGDCVENTHLVSGQKVYAPQASYANKHGRVIADNLAGRKTTFPGILGTTGLQAFEHNIGRTGLGEKEAKALGFEVITTMTAATDCAHYYPTKAGVITRLVVEKNSGRLLGAQLLGPGDAIKRVDVLATVIKFGGTVEDVANLDTVYAPPFATAIDLSATAANTARNKLAGLVAGITSAQLKEKLAAGEDLLLVDVRLPEEFNTRRIPSDKTIHIPMGQLRGRLKDLPKDKLLVIICELGTRGYEAYRALEGAGFTNIKYLEGGVEVWPGELEE from the coding sequence ATGAGGGGAGAAAATACCCGCATTTTAATCATCGGCGGGGTGGCTGCCGGACCCAAAACGGCGGCCAGAGCCCGCCGGCTTCTACCTGATGCGGAAATTACGATCATTGAAAAAGGGCAGTTGATTTCCTATGGAGGCTGCGGCATGCCCTTTTTTGTGGGAGGATTAATACCAAACCTCGAGGAGCTAATGACAACTCCCTCTGGTGTTGTGCGTACTGTAAACTTCTTTGATAAAGCAAAGGCCGTAAAAATCCGCACGGGAATCCTGGCTGAAGCTATAGACCGGGAAAGTAAAGAAGTCAGAGTGCGCCGTTTGGAGGATGACAGCCAGGAGACTATTCCTTACGACTATCTGGTCTTAGCTACCGGCTCTGACCCGGTGACCCTGGCTATTCAAGGCGCAGACTTGCAACGGGTATTCCGCTTGAACCACCCTGAAGATGCCATCAAAATAAAAGCTGCTTTGAAAACCAAGCAGATTAAAAAGGCAGTGGTGATCGGCGGCGGGCTGATCGGCCTTGAAGCCGCAGACGGACTGGCAAATAACCGGGTAAAGGTAACGGTGGTAGATATTGCAGATCAGCTGCTTCCCTCTATTCTTGACCCGGATATGGCTGCTATCCTGCGTAAAAAGCTGGAGGGGCGCGGGCTTAACGTGATGACCGGCACCAGGGTGACAGCTCTCCTGGGCGGCGATGAGGGTAATATTAGCCGGGTAGTTACCGACAAGGGCGAATTGGAAGCGGACCTGGCGATAATAGCAGTGGGGGTAAGGCCCAGGGTAGATCTGGCCATGGCTGCCGGGCTCCGGTTGGGGGCAGGCGGGGCCATTGCAGTTAACGAATTCCTGCAAACCAGCGATCCCTCCATTTATGCCGGGGGTGACTGTGTTGAGAATACCCATCTTGTTTCCGGCCAAAAGGTCTACGCTCCCCAGGCCTCCTATGCCAATAAGCATGGCCGTGTGATTGCGGACAACCTGGCGGGGAGGAAAACCACTTTCCCGGGGATACTGGGTACTACAGGTTTGCAGGCTTTTGAACACAACATCGGCCGGACCGGTCTGGGCGAAAAAGAAGCCAAGGCCCTGGGTTTCGAGGTCATCACCACCATGACCGCCGCTACTGACTGCGCCCATTATTACCCGACGAAGGCCGGAGTAATCACCAGGTTAGTTGTAGAAAAAAATTCTGGCAGGCTCTTGGGCGCCCAGCTTCTTGGTCCTGGGGATGCCATCAAGCGGGTAGACGTGCTGGCAACGGTGATTAAATTCGGGGGAACCGTGGAAGACGTTGCCAATCTCGATACTGTCTATGCTCCGCCTTTTGCTACCGCCATAGACCTAAGCGCCACTGCTGCCAATACTGCCCGCAACAAATTGGCTGGATTGGTAGCCGGGATTACCAGCGCCCAACTGAAGGAGAAACTGGCTGCCGGAGAAGACCTTTTGTTGGTAGATGTCAGGCTGCCGGAAGAGTTCAACACCAGGCGCATTCCCAGCGATAAGACCATCCATATCCCCATGGGCCAGCTGAGAGGAAGATTAAAGGATCTGCCTAAGGATAAATTGCTGGTGATCATCTGCGAACTCGGTACAAGGGGTTATGAAGCCTACCGGGCCTTGGAAGGCGCCGGCTTTACCAACATCAAGTACCTTGAAGGCGGGGTAGAGGTCTGGCCGGGAGAACTGGAAGAATAA